From a single Vibrio tubiashii genomic region:
- a CDS encoding superoxide dismutase: protein MSHTFPELPYAYDSLEPYIDAKTMEVHYSKHHRTYFDKFIAAVSGTELESTTLKDIFANISQQPPAVRNNGGGYYNHILYWNCMKPNGGGVPQGKLGEDIVSTFGSFEAFQQQFTDAAINTFGSGFAWLIVKDGQLVITSTNNQDNPLMDVAGAQGEPILALDVWEHAYYISYQNRRPDYIEAWWNVVNWDAVSDNYAAALA, encoded by the coding sequence ATGTCTCACACTTTCCCTGAACTTCCTTACGCTTACGACTCACTTGAGCCATACATCGACGCAAAGACGATGGAAGTGCATTACAGCAAGCACCATCGCACCTATTTTGATAAATTCATCGCCGCAGTTTCCGGTACCGAGTTAGAGTCCACCACACTCAAAGATATCTTTGCCAACATTTCTCAGCAGCCACCAGCAGTGCGTAACAATGGTGGCGGTTACTACAATCACATCCTCTACTGGAACTGTATGAAACCAAATGGTGGCGGTGTTCCTCAAGGAAAACTCGGCGAGGATATTGTGTCTACCTTTGGTAGCTTTGAAGCATTCCAACAGCAATTCACAGATGCAGCGATTAATACTTTCGGCTCTGGTTTTGCTTGGCTGATCGTCAAAGACGGACAACTCGTCATTACTTCAACCAACAATCAAGACAACCCACTAATGGACGTGGCAGGAGCTCAAGGTGAGCCTATTTTGGCGCTCGATGTTTGGGAGCACGCCTACTACATTAGCTACCAAAACCGCCGCCCTGACTACATTGAGGCTTGGTGGAATGTCGTAAACTGGGATGCCGTGAGCGATAACTACGCAGCAGCTTTAGCCTAG
- the trmL gene encoding tRNA (uridine(34)/cytosine(34)/5-carboxymethylaminomethyluridine(34)-2'-O)-methyltransferase TrmL — MFDIALYEPEIAPNTGNIIRLCANCGANLHLIEPLGFDLEEKKVRRAGLDYHDLARVTRHKDYQAFVEYLEKERGEYRIFACTTKTTGHHVDANFQKGDVLLFGPETRGLPAELIESMPMEQRIRIPMMPDARSLNLSNAVAIIAFEAWRQMDFEGAQ; from the coding sequence ATGTTTGATATCGCCCTCTACGAACCAGAAATTGCCCCAAATACGGGTAACATTATTCGTTTATGTGCCAACTGCGGTGCCAACCTTCACCTTATCGAGCCGCTAGGTTTTGATCTAGAAGAGAAGAAAGTTCGTCGAGCGGGACTGGATTATCACGACCTAGCGCGCGTCACGCGCCATAAAGACTATCAAGCATTTGTTGAGTACCTAGAGAAAGAACGCGGTGAGTACCGAATTTTTGCCTGTACAACCAAAACAACAGGTCATCACGTCGACGCTAATTTCCAGAAAGGTGACGTATTACTGTTCGGCCCAGAAACCCGCGGCTTACCTGCTGAGCTTATTGAAAGTATGCCAATGGAGCAGCGTATTCGTATTCCAATGATGCCAGACGCACGTAGCCTCAACCTTTCCAATGCCGTCGCTATCATCGCCTTTGAAGCTTGGCGCCAAATGGACTTTGAAGGGGCGCAGTAG
- the trpS gene encoding tryptophan--tRNA ligase, producing MSKPIVLSGVQPSGELSIGNYLGALRQWQQMQDDYDCQYCVVDLHAITVRQDPKALHEATLDALAICLAVGVDPQKSTLFVQSHVPEHAQLGWLLNCYTQMGELGRMTQFKDKSARYSKDSSSQFGDVNVGLFDYPVLMAADILLYGAHQVPVGSDQKQHLELARDIANRFNNIYSPEQPIFQVPEPYIPTVNARVMSLQDATKKMSKSDDNRKNVITLLEEPKSIIKKINKAQTDAETPPRIAHDWDNKAGISNLMGLYSAATGMSFEEIEAKYQGVEMYGPFKKDVGEALVAMLEPIQAEYHRIRADRAYMDQVMKQGAEKASARAAETLKKAYEAVGFVARP from the coding sequence ATGAGCAAACCCATCGTATTGAGTGGTGTTCAACCATCAGGTGAACTAAGTATCGGTAACTACTTGGGTGCTCTACGTCAATGGCAGCAGATGCAAGATGATTACGATTGCCAATACTGTGTTGTCGACCTTCACGCAATTACGGTTCGCCAAGATCCGAAAGCGTTGCACGAAGCGACTCTAGACGCACTAGCAATCTGTCTTGCAGTTGGTGTTGATCCGCAAAAGAGCACGCTATTTGTTCAGTCACATGTACCAGAGCATGCTCAACTTGGTTGGCTTCTTAACTGTTACACCCAGATGGGCGAACTGGGCCGAATGACTCAGTTTAAAGACAAGTCTGCACGTTATTCGAAAGACTCATCTAGCCAATTTGGTGATGTGAACGTTGGTTTGTTTGACTACCCAGTATTGATGGCAGCAGATATTCTTCTCTACGGCGCGCACCAAGTGCCTGTAGGTAGTGACCAGAAGCAGCACCTTGAGCTAGCACGTGATATTGCTAACCGCTTCAACAATATCTACTCGCCAGAGCAGCCAATCTTCCAAGTGCCAGAGCCGTACATTCCAACCGTGAATGCGCGTGTGATGAGCCTGCAAGATGCAACTAAGAAGATGTCTAAGTCGGATGATAACCGTAAGAACGTGATCACTCTGCTTGAAGAGCCTAAGTCAATCATCAAGAAGATTAACAAAGCTCAGACAGATGCAGAAACGCCGCCGCGCATTGCTCATGACTGGGACAACAAAGCAGGTATTTCAAACCTAATGGGTCTTTACTCGGCTGCGACTGGTATGAGCTTTGAAGAGATTGAAGCTAAGTACCAAGGTGTAGAGATGTACGGTCCATTCAAGAAAGATGTCGGTGAAGCACTTGTAGCTATGCTTGAGCCTATTCAAGCCGAATACCACCGCATTCGCGCTGACCGTGCTTATATGGATCAGGTGATGAAGCAAGGTGCTGAGAAAGCATCAGCTCGCGCAGCTGAGACATTGAAGAAAGCATACGAAGCGGTTGGTTTTGTTGCTCGCCCGTAG
- a CDS encoding phosphoglycolate phosphatase, which yields MSNIKLIAFDLDGTLLDSVPDLAVAADQAVQALGYPAVTEEQVRDYVGNGADVLIGRSLSRSLTVSPDLDPELHAKARVLFDDYYEQSGHKLSHLYPAVKETLVELHKAGFTMALVTNKPSKFVPEVLAKHGIDKYFVDVIGGDTFPEKKPNPMALNWLLEKHGCQPQEMLMVGDSSNDIKAAKNAGCHSFGLTYGYNHGEPISASQPDYVADTIADLAELLTVSA from the coding sequence ATGAGCAACATTAAGTTAATCGCATTCGATTTAGACGGGACGCTACTTGATAGTGTGCCTGATTTGGCGGTTGCTGCTGACCAAGCGGTACAAGCATTAGGCTACCCAGCGGTGACAGAAGAGCAAGTGCGTGACTATGTAGGTAACGGCGCTGATGTTCTTATTGGTCGTTCACTGAGCCGCAGCCTAACAGTCTCACCAGATTTAGATCCAGAACTGCATGCCAAAGCGCGCGTTCTGTTTGATGACTACTATGAGCAAAGCGGACACAAGCTCAGCCACCTCTACCCAGCGGTAAAGGAAACCTTGGTAGAGCTGCACAAAGCGGGCTTTACCATGGCGCTTGTGACTAATAAGCCATCGAAGTTTGTCCCTGAGGTTCTAGCGAAGCACGGCATTGATAAGTACTTTGTTGATGTGATTGGTGGCGATACGTTCCCAGAGAAAAAACCTAACCCAATGGCATTGAACTGGCTGCTTGAGAAACATGGCTGTCAGCCACAAGAAATGTTGATGGTAGGTGATTCAAGTAACGATATCAAAGCAGCGAAAAACGCAGGCTGTCATTCGTTTGGTTTGACCTATGGCTACAACCACGGTGAGCCTATTTCTGCCTCTCAACCGGATTATGTCGCAGATACCATCGCAGATTTAGCAGAACTCTTAACGGTTTCAGCTTAA
- the rpe gene encoding ribulose-phosphate 3-epimerase, with the protein MKDFLIAPSILSADMARLGEDVEKVLAAGADVVHFDVMDNHYVPNLTFGAPICQALRDYGITAPIDVHLMVKPVDRIIPDFAKAGASMITFHIEASEHVDRTLQLIKEHGCKAGVVLNPATPLSHLEYIIDKVDMILLMSVNPGFGGQSFIPKTLDKLRAVRKMIDESGRDIRLEIDGGVKVENIKEIAEAGADMFVAGSAIFNQPDYKQVIDEMRAELAKVN; encoded by the coding sequence ATGAAAGATTTCCTTATCGCTCCATCAATTCTGTCTGCGGATATGGCTCGCTTAGGCGAAGACGTAGAAAAAGTACTCGCAGCAGGGGCAGATGTGGTTCATTTTGATGTGATGGACAATCACTACGTACCTAACCTAACCTTTGGTGCGCCTATCTGTCAGGCACTGCGTGACTATGGTATTACTGCACCAATCGATGTACACCTAATGGTGAAGCCAGTGGATCGCATTATTCCTGACTTCGCTAAAGCAGGTGCGTCTATGATCACTTTCCATATTGAAGCCTCTGAGCACGTTGATCGCACACTTCAGCTTATCAAAGAGCATGGCTGTAAAGCGGGTGTGGTACTCAACCCAGCGACGCCGCTGTCTCACCTTGAGTACATCATCGACAAAGTAGACATGATTCTTCTGATGTCAGTGAACCCTGGCTTTGGTGGTCAATCCTTCATTCCAAAAACACTCGATAAGCTACGCGCAGTACGCAAAATGATTGATGAATCTGGTCGCGATATTCGCTTGGAAATTGATGGTGGTGTGAAGGTTGAAAACATCAAAGAGATCGCAGAAGCAGGCGCGGATATGTTCGTCGCAGGTTCGGCTATCTTCAACCAGCCAGATTACAAACAAGTGATCGATGAAATGCGTGCAGAACTGGCTAAGGTTAACTAA
- a CDS encoding Dam family site-specific DNA-(adenine-N6)-methyltransferase: protein MKKQRAFLKWAGGKYGLVEDIQRHLPEARKLVEPFVGAGSVFLNTDYDQYLLADINPDLINLYNLLKENPQEYITEAKRWFCPENNRKEAYLDIRSQFNATDDVMYRSLAFLYMNRFGFNGLCRYNKKGGFNVPFGSYKKPYFPEAELEFFAEKAKKATFVCEGYHETFKRARKGSVVYCDPPYAPLSTTANFTSYAGNGFTLDDQAALADVAERAAVERGIPVLISNHDTTLTRRLYHGAELNVVKVKRTISRNGAGRNKVDELLALFKPVECK, encoded by the coding sequence ATGAAGAAGCAGCGAGCCTTCCTGAAATGGGCAGGTGGAAAATACGGACTTGTCGAAGATATTCAGCGTCACTTGCCAGAAGCTCGTAAGCTGGTAGAACCGTTCGTAGGTGCTGGGTCTGTATTTCTAAACACTGACTATGATCAGTACTTGCTCGCAGACATCAACCCAGATCTGATAAACCTGTACAACCTCCTCAAAGAAAACCCGCAAGAGTACATTACTGAGGCGAAGCGTTGGTTCTGCCCTGAGAATAATCGCAAAGAGGCTTACCTCGATATTCGCAGCCAGTTCAATGCCACAGATGATGTGATGTATCGTTCTTTGGCGTTCCTGTATATGAACCGCTTTGGTTTTAATGGCTTGTGCCGTTACAACAAAAAAGGTGGCTTTAATGTCCCGTTTGGTTCGTACAAAAAGCCTTATTTCCCGGAAGCTGAATTAGAGTTCTTTGCCGAAAAAGCCAAGAAAGCGACGTTTGTCTGTGAAGGCTACCACGAGACTTTTAAGCGTGCGCGCAAAGGCAGTGTTGTCTACTGTGATCCGCCGTATGCGCCGCTGTCGACGACAGCTAATTTCACCTCGTATGCAGGTAATGGTTTCACTCTTGATGACCAAGCGGCTTTGGCCGATGTGGCTGAGAGAGCGGCGGTTGAGCGTGGTATTCCAGTGCTGATTTCGAACCACGATACCACTTTGACTCGTCGTCTCTATCATGGCGCTGAGCTCAATGTCGTTAAGGTGAAACGCACGATTAGCCGCAATGGAGCAGGGCGTAACAAAGTTGATGAACTTCTTGCGCTATTCAAACCTGTTGAATGCAAATAA
- a CDS encoding SPOR domain-containing protein: MSLAHDPRVLELDSQTELLERLQLLTNFGSNLVTLGGASGAGKTWLAQYYLEAWAQDKNQSLLMCYPNQDESQRRSTILSQLISEPLFNPADSLVESFTRIMQGETCDVVIAIDDAHLLTESFVSELWMLVLEAQVNPGWTVNVLLFAQSNSLDALLTRLSYGQEHKPIDLEIEPLSQEEADRFFEQLVIRFVEDDMEKRVRNAYRTVAHHPGEIMALGDQKVEKRIIIRSIVGSPINIALLVITLLVLIGGGYWWMMSQPSPDDKAQQITESIEQTAIPTLSEKSTSAESTAATIEPEPVVDPTMANAEDDSLSLPQDVTEQISSVGDTDEDHQRVVITSDVVDALMEGKPEQADTSKIEQVVEQSKTEQVTEPQAAVTSDSEAVAESAAEEEAAPSPTVIKFSFTKDELKSFSPRSYTLQLAAVNSLEEVQNFIDRHQLANQVFIYPTQRNGVDWYIVTYQNYPTIQVARDAVQGLSTELQNVEPWAKSLSQVQREIDRGNQDN; this comes from the coding sequence ACAAACAGAACTGCTAGAACGTTTGCAGCTGTTGACTAATTTTGGCTCGAATTTGGTCACACTTGGTGGTGCATCAGGTGCGGGTAAGACTTGGCTGGCACAATATTATCTAGAAGCTTGGGCGCAAGATAAAAACCAGTCGTTGCTGATGTGCTACCCCAATCAAGATGAATCTCAACGTCGCTCAACTATCCTCTCTCAACTTATTTCCGAACCTCTTTTTAATCCGGCTGATTCTCTCGTCGAGTCTTTCACACGTATCATGCAGGGCGAGACCTGTGATGTAGTGATAGCGATCGATGATGCGCATCTGCTGACCGAGTCCTTCGTTTCTGAACTGTGGATGTTGGTACTTGAAGCTCAGGTTAATCCAGGCTGGACGGTGAATGTGCTGTTGTTCGCTCAATCGAACAGTCTAGATGCATTACTGACCCGATTGAGTTATGGTCAAGAACACAAGCCGATTGATCTTGAAATTGAACCACTTAGCCAAGAGGAAGCGGATCGATTCTTTGAACAATTGGTGATTCGGTTTGTCGAAGATGACATGGAAAAGCGCGTTCGAAACGCGTATCGAACGGTTGCTCATCATCCTGGCGAAATCATGGCTTTAGGGGATCAAAAAGTGGAAAAAAGGATCATTATCCGCTCAATTGTGGGTTCACCAATCAACATTGCACTGTTGGTTATCACGCTGTTGGTGTTAATCGGCGGTGGTTACTGGTGGATGATGTCGCAACCATCACCAGATGACAAAGCTCAGCAAATCACAGAATCTATCGAACAGACGGCAATACCGACACTATCGGAAAAGAGCACGAGCGCAGAAAGCACAGCTGCAACGATTGAACCTGAACCTGTGGTTGATCCAACCATGGCGAATGCTGAAGATGATTCGCTCTCGCTACCACAGGATGTGACTGAACAAATATCGAGTGTTGGTGATACCGATGAAGATCATCAGCGCGTAGTGATTACCTCTGATGTGGTTGATGCTCTGATGGAAGGCAAACCTGAGCAGGCGGATACCAGCAAAATCGAACAAGTTGTCGAGCAATCGAAAACTGAGCAGGTTACCGAGCCTCAAGCGGCAGTGACTTCAGATTCCGAAGCCGTAGCAGAAAGCGCTGCTGAAGAGGAAGCGGCGCCAAGTCCTACCGTGATTAAGTTTTCTTTCACTAAAGATGAGCTGAAAAGCTTTTCTCCACGTAGTTACACTCTCCAGTTAGCGGCAGTGAACTCACTTGAGGAAGTGCAGAATTTTATTGATCGTCACCAGCTCGCCAATCAGGTCTTTATCTATCCAACTCAACGCAATGGGGTGGATTGGTACATAGTGACGTACCAAAACTATCCAACCATTCAAGTGGCGCGTGATGCGGTACAAGGGTTGTCTACTGAGCTGCAAAACGTAGAGCCTTGGGCCAAGTCTCTCAGTCAAGTGCAACGAGAGATTGACCGTGGCAATCAAGATAATTAG